One Euphorbia lathyris chromosome 1, ddEupLath1.1, whole genome shotgun sequence DNA segment encodes these proteins:
- the LOC136232503 gene encoding vesicle transport v-SNARE 13-like, which yields MSAVFEGYERQYCELSANLSRKCTSASGLDGELKKQKLSEIKAALDEADTLLRKMDLEARSLSPNVKTILLTKLREYKTDLNNLKNESRRVTSVNGNQAARDELMESGKQDAITVAASQRGRLMMSTDRLNQSTDRIKDSRRTMLETEELGVSILQDLHQQRQALLQAHNTLQGVDDNIGKSKKILNGMVRRMNRNKCLIGSIIAALVIAILLIIYFKLTH from the exons ATGAGTGCGGTTTTCGAGGGATATGAGCGCCAATATTGCGAGCTTTCTGCTAATTTGTCGCGGAAATGCACGTCAGCCAGTGGTCTCGATGGAG AGCTCAAGAAGCAGAAGCTTTCTGAAATAAAGGCTGCATTGGATGAAGCTGACACTTTG CTTCGAAAGATGGACCTTGAAGCTAGGAGTCTTTCACCTAATGTAAAGACCATACTTCTCACTAAGTTACGAGAGTATAAGACTGATTTGAACAATTTGAAGAATGAATCTAGACGAGTCACTTCTGTCAATGGCAATCAGGCTGCTAGGGATGAGTTGATGGAATCAGGAAAGCAAGATGCAATAACG GTGGCTGCTAGTCAAAGAGGAAGACTAATGATGTCAACAGATAGACTGAATCAGTCTACTGATAGAATTAAAGACAGTAGAAGAACAATGTTGGAAACCGAAGAACTGGGCGTCTCAATCCTTCAAGATTTGCATCAACAACGCCAAGCTCTCCTCCAAGCCCATAACACA cTTCAAGGAGTGGATGATAATATTGGAAAAAGCAAGAAGATCCTGAATGGCATGGTAAGAAGGATGAATAGGAACAAATGCTTAATTGGGTCAATAATTGCAGCGCTTGTCATTGCCATATTAttaatcatttatttcaagCTTACTCATTAA